Within the Microcebus murinus isolate Inina chromosome 16, M.murinus_Inina_mat1.0, whole genome shotgun sequence genome, the region GGAGACCCCTCTTCACCACCTGGAAGGGACCTCGCTCCCTCAGGCCCTCCAGGGGGGCCCATCCCAGGGTGTCTTCAGAGAGGAGGTGGGTGAGGGCTCCCAGCAGCAGCACCCCTGCTCcaagcccagggcctggggaaagATGAGGATGTGgctggcccctccccagcccctggcctcaGCCCCACTCTGCCCCCACACCCAGCAAGGGCTCCTGCCCCAGTGGACACAGCACAGCTGGTCTTCACTCGGGTCGGGGAACGGGCTGCTGCCTAGGCCCCCGCTTggccttccttcccctccccccagccttcAGCCCCTCACAAACCTATCCCCAACTCCAGGCAGACCCTAGGCCGACCCCTTGGGTTGGGGTGACCTCACACCCACCTGCCAGACCAGCCTCCCTGGGGCCCTGTAAGCTGGGTAGAAACAAAGCACTGCCCACTGGTTTGGGGACCTCACTGTCCTGGAAGCTCAGGGGCCAGGTGCACCCCTTGGTGCCCACCGCCAGGCACAGAGCCCGCCCCCCAGGGCTGCTCCGGCAGGTTCTGTCTCACTTCAGCACCAAGATGCTCCGCCTGACTTGGTCACATGACAGTGGGCGGGAGGACGCTGGAGAAGTGACAGGTCTGAGGCCCGACATCCTCCCcagtgcctcagtctcccctccACGGCAGAACCCCTATCTTGGGCCACACCAAAGGGGAGTCACTAGGGGTCCCACAGCttctggtggggctgggggaggtggccaGCTGCGAAGGTGCCCCCCCAGCTCCAGGAGAAATCGAGGCAGGTGCCTCCCTGTGAAGCTACTGGTTTGAGCTCCACCCACCCAAAGCGGGAACTAACCACGGACGCCCCCAGAACatggtgcctggagccccagctctAACTCTCAGCTTGCTTTGTGGCCCCTGGGAGAGCCCACAGGTCTGTGTCCCACCTCTGCCAGGACGTCTGTCTGAAGGCAAGTGTGTGCCCCCCCAGGAGGAGCCATGAGTTGGGGGACCTTCCTCAGAGGCCCCACAaaagccccccaccccagagatAGAGACGCTGTGAATTAGGAGGGAGGGTTTTGGCCTAGGGGGACAAAGCCAGGCTGTGGGGGGGCGTGGAGCCAGGCCAGAGGCAGGCCAGGTGGGAAGGCTGTGCAGAGATGCGGAGGAGGTGGAGCCTGCCCAAGTCACGCCGCTCAGTTAGCGTCGGAACCCGCGTCCCCACACCCACCTCGGACAGGGGCAGAGGCGGCCAGGGGACCAGCCGTCCAGCCGTCGGGGGCTCTGGGAGGCCTTGCGCTGGGGACAGGTGTGCTGGGCAGGGCACCTGTGCCCAAGGGACCGGGCAGCCAGGCCGGGTGTGTCTGGGGGGCGGGGCCGTTGCTCTGCCCCCAGGCCTGGCAGCTGTGACTGGGGAAGAAaccagccccacctgcccccaacAGGTCCACGCCAGAGAGACTCAAAGTCAAGTGAGTTTATTCAGAAAAGGCCTCGCTTGGCACCAGACTAAGAAAATGGGACCCCACCACCCCCAGACCCTGAACGTCAACCTGCAGAGACGGGGCAGGGGACAGCGGGGCGGGGTGCAGCGAGACGCCGAGGCTCCTGGGCCTTCCCTGAGGCAGGGCCTCCCTCCTGCCACGGCCGCCACCGTGGCCACCAGGGGAGGCCAGCACTGCTGGGCACCAAGGATGGCGGAGCCGGGCGCCCAGGCCCCGACTCCTGCAGCAGGGCCTGGACCCGGTCGGCACCTGTTCCTTAAGGCTCTGTGGGTGTGGCGGgaggcccctccccctccaccgcCTCCCCCAGCTCTGCACACTCTTGGGCGGCAGGGCCTGGGCCCTGTGACGGGCTCCCGGGGGCACCCTGCTTGGGCTCGGTTGGGCCTTCCACATCCTCCTTGACCCCATTCTCGACCTCTTGGGCCCCAAGGCTCCCTGACGGGGCCGGGGTCTGGGCCTCCCCGCTGGCCACCTCGGCACCATCCCCAGCACCCTCGTCTACCTTCCTCCGCTTCCTCACCTCCTGGGCCACCCCAGCCcccgggggctgggggcagggctgctCGGCCTCCCCCAGGTCCTGGCTGCCCCCTTCCTGGGCCCCCGAGTTGAGGCTGCCCTGGCTGAGGGCACATCCCTCCAGGTTCAGAGCAATCTTCTCCACCTCTGAGGTGCCCTGGGGGCCCGGCTCCTCTGGGGCCTGCTCACGCCTGCTCACCTCCAACTTCCTCTTCTTGCCCTCTTTGGGGCTTGGGGGCTCCGACTCATCCTCCCTGCTGTCCCCGGCCTCGTTTCCCTGGCTCCTCTCCGAGGTTCCCAAGTCCTGGGGCTTCCCGCCTGGCGGGTGGGAACTCTCCggcctgctgtccccacccccctccctccctggcccgcAGGTCCGCCCCTGGGTGCCGGTCTTGAGGAGGGGGTCCTGGGGGCTCTCCCGCCCCTCCGCCTGCCTGGGACCCGCCAGTGGCCGAGGTGGAGAGCCGGGCCGGAACTTCCGCAGCTTGTCGTGAGGGCCCCAGACGAACTTGCAGCGGGGCCGGAAGTGCTCCCAGGCGAAGTGCACCAGCTCGCGGCGCTGGCGCCGGCAGCGCACGGTGAACATGAAGTAGTCCAGGGCGCTCTGCCGCACGCCCGGCAGCTCCCGCTGCACCAGCGTCTCCTCCAGGAAGAAGCGGACCAGCGGCGCCTGGTAGTGCTCGAGGCCCAGCTCGCCCAGGGATTTGAGGATTCGCGTGATGCGCAGGTTGTTGTGGCCGTGCCTGCGAGGGGTCAGGCCAGCAGAAGCTGTGGCCGGGACCTGCCAGCCCGAGGGCCTGGGGGGCCGCACTCTCCTCCCACCCGGCTCCACTCCACCCTCCAGgacagaggtcctcaaacttttttttttttttgagacagagtctcgctttcttgcctaggctagagtgaatgccgtggcgtcagcctagctcacagcaacctcaaactcctgggctcaagcaatcctcctgcctcagcctcccgagtagctgggactacaggcatgcaccaccatgcccggctaatttttctatatatattagttggccaattaatttctttctatttatagtagagacagggtcttgctcttggtcaggctggttcgaactcctgaccttgggcaatcctcccgcctcggcctcccagagtgctgggattacaggtgtgagccaccacgcccggcctcctcaaactttttaaacagggggccagttcactgtccctcagaccgttggagagtgcacactgtgggcctgggatgagtcggctgctaagcaggacaggcagcggcagcaaaaacacccagagggccggataaatgtgctaggcagcccgcatgtggcctgtagtttgaggacgcctgcttcaGGAGGTCCTgtgcccaaccccctccctgggcccaggGGAGGACACACCCCAGCGCCTGAGGAGATGGCCGTGGGTCCCAGGCATGTGGGTGGGGGTCTGGTGCATCACCCAGAAGGGTAGCTGGccccccaggcccctgcagggaggagctggcaggAGGAGGGCCAGAGGGGACCAGCACAGGGGCCTcggaccccccccaccccccgcaagGGGGCCACGCTGGCCGCACAGCCTGGCATGCGCTTGCTCCTCTGTGGGGCTGACCCCTCCCACTCAGGGCACAGTTTTCTTTAGATTCCAACAACTCCCTCCCAGGTAAGGTCCACGCTACCCTGCGGTGAGGAGGGTGCCCAGAGCCTGTCACGGTGAGGAGGGTGTCCAGAGCCTGTCACGCGCCCAGCAGgaccggccccgccccgcccggccccgccccacgcGCTGCCTCTCACCAGTTCAGGTTCTGGAAGCGCTTTTGGTAGTTCTGTGCCCGGCACACGGCGCCCGTGTCTCGGTCCTGGAGCCGGATGCCGTAGAAGCCCAGCATGAGCTCGTAGGCCTGGACAAGCCGCTCCCTGATCTCCGGGGAGCTTTTGAAAGCCTGGAAAACAGCACCTCAGAGAGCTCCAGTGGCCGCCCCTGGGGCAGCTGTCCCGAGCGTGGCAGGGTGGCCACGTAGGTGTGGGGCCGCCGACACCCCCTCGGGGCCTGGACCACCCAGAGGCCTGGACTCGGACTCCCAGGAGAAACGAGAGACGCATTCACACGTCCCCGCTTTCCTCTGAGCTGCCACGAGGTCTCGCGGGGCCCGAGGCCGCTGCCCTGCCCCAAAGGGAAGCGCCTCCCCGGCCGGCCTGCTCCACCCACTGTCGGCTGCTCCAGCCCTCTAAGCCCCTCTCGTCCCTCGGGGCGGCTTCCAAACGTGGGCCTCCCACTCTGGCCCCaaccagggtgacagaggcaAGTCTGGCCTCTCTGAGTCTCTCAGGGGCTCTGCCCAGCCCCCGGCTGGGGGCACCATCTTCAGAAAGTGCCACCTCCTAGGTCCTCAAGAGGCCACGGCCACTCGGAGGGAGATGGTCAGACAGGAGGCTCTTCCGGCCCTGCTCCCTGCCAAGTGGCCCCCAGGGGGCAGCAAACTCCTGTTGTCAGCTGCGACCCCTGTCCCAGGCAGGGTGGCTTCCCCAGGCCTCCTTCTCTGCCCCCTAAGATGCCACCAAGGACTGGAGCTCACCTCCACCTCCTTGAGTGTGAGGGGCTTGGCGTGCCAGTTCACTCCCGGTTCCCGCAGAGGAAACAGCCTGTGGGTTAGAGACAGCACAGGCCCTGCGTGACCAAGGCCAGCCCCCAGCTCCTGGGCGGCCTGCACGGCTCACCACCCTCTCTGGGCTCCACGTGAACTCCAGGATGGGCTGGCTGCGTCCCTCTGAAGTCAACAAAGCAAGGGGTGTGTGCGGGCCCAGGACGGGACCCGGCCCGCAGGCtccgtgggggcagggaggacagggaCCCGGCCCACAGGGTCCGTGGGACAGGGAGGACGGGGACCCGGCCTGCAGGctctgtgggggcagggaggaaagtGACGTCATGGCCAGGCTGACTTGCAGCCTCGGCTCTGGGCAGGGCCACGCTTTCGttcattcttccttctctcaCGCCGCCAATGCTGCAGAATTACTGCCCGAGATGCACCacatgggggggggaggggtgcctgAGCACCGCCCAGGGGGCCGTCTTCAAAGCGAGGCACACTGACTCCCATGGCAGGGCCACAGCCTCCGAGTGAGCTGTGCCGGCGAGTCTCACCCCAGCACTGTGCTGGACCCTGCGCGGCCACGGTCCAGCCGGCAGCCCCTGCGCAGGGCCCGGCCCGCCTCTCCCACCATCCGGGAGCACGTGAGCGGCCGCCCTCTCCCGGGTCCTCAGCTCCCAGCTGAGGAGGCTGTTTCAAATTGAAGAGCCACAGCGGGGCGGGCCGAGGCTCCCCTCCTCGGCCACCACGGTGCCCAGTGAGGCCCAGCCGTGGGGGTCGGCGGTCAGTGGCCTCCGGAAGGGGCGGGGGCTCGGCACACACCAGGAAGCAGCCTGGACGAGGTCTCCTGCCCGGGAGGACCCTTTCTCCGGCCCCTGCCCTGCGCTGCCCGACTCACCACTGGATGTAGGAGTGGTTGTCCTCGAGGAGGTCGTAGTTGTCCCTCCAGTTCTGAAGAATGTCCTCAATAAAACAACCTGGGAGCCCATGGGGACAAGTCAGCTGCAGAGGCCACCCTGACGGCGCCCAGGGGGACAGAGCACACTTCCCAAAGCTCCCCAGCAGGGTTCTGGGGGTGGCAGAGCTGCCCATGCCTCATCTGACATGTGACCCCCCAACTTCGAGCACCTGGGCCCCTTGGTCCTGCTCAGCCTGTGAACGGGCCCTCAGTGCTGACGGACGCAAACCAGGGGCACCAGTGGTCCCAGCCCCCGCCTGTCCATGCAGAAGGGGGGCCTCGCCACCTCCCCTAGAACAAGGCCCACTGGTCTCGGAACTCTGTCCTCAAACAAAGCCGCCAGCCAACCCCAAGCCGAGGCAGGTCCAGGGCAGTAGTGCCCGTTTCTGCAGAGGGCCAGGCGGTGCCCGTGGGCTGTGTGGCCAGGCGGGCTGTCCCCCGCCAGAGCGTGAAGGCAGCCACAGGCAAACTCGTGTCATGGTGTCGGCAGGTACCACGGAACTTTACATGCtgacactgaaattttaattcatataattttcacatcataaaatattattctactttactttttaaaaatcatttaaaaatataaaaaccacccTTAAGTCATTAGTTTACACGTTGCTTTTGTGAGACAGTGGCAGACTCGAGCAGTTTTGACAGAGACCTTGTGGCTTGAAAAGCCTCAGGTATTTACTCTCTCGTCCTTTATAGTGTGCGGAACCCCCATCCAAACTTCCCTGCTaagccccagggcagggcctgggagtcCCTTTGGCTGCCTCCAGGGGGCACTGTCGGGCTACCTGAGAGCCATGGCCCCGGTGTGGGGTGTACCCCAAACCTGGCCCCCGGGGACTGCTGGCTGCTTGGGGTACACACCGTTTGGCAGGAAGCGGATCTCATTTTTGTAGAAACTCAGGTTTGGCATGTCACCGTTGCAGTCTGGTTCTACCAAATCCTGAAGACCAGAGAAAGGGCAGTCAGGGACTCACAGAAACAGGCTGCCCCGGGGGGCGCTCAGACCAGCACGTTCTGGGGAGGGGCGTCTCAAACCCCCAGGCCTCCGCACTCTGCAGCCGCCTCTGACCGCGGGCCACCGCCAGTGGTGACCAGGACTGGGAGGTCCCCCTTCCTTGGTACCCCAAAATGAGCACAGGGGTTGAGATCTGGGGTGCAGAGGACAAGGGCCGAGGACAGCCACCACCCCAAGGAGGTCGCTGGGATCAGCTGGCCTTATGGGACGGCTGCTAGCACCTGCCGGGGAGCCCTCCTGTGGGGTCACGGACCACATGCCTGCCTTACGTGGCTGCTGTTCGTTCCCACAGGCTGAGGCTAGGCGCAGAGGCTCCCAGAGCGAGGGCGACACGGCCTCGTGGCTGGGGGAATCTGAACCCACACCTGGCCTGTGCTCTCGAGGGGCTCACCCCAAAGCCCCGATAGGCCCAGGCAGGTTTCTGGTAGGACGTGGGGTGTTCTGTCTGGGAAGAGGCGCTGTGGGGGGGCTGGGGGTTTCCAGGTAGGCTGCcgaggggctggggggctgcgCAGGGCAGGTACATACCGGGTAGCGGTGCCGGTACCTGCGCATGTCCTGCGCGGCGCGCCAGTTCCGGGACCCTGTCATCCTGGACTGGGAAGAGAAGACACGGGATGAGGACCCCATGGGAAGCCCCCACAGTGAGCACCCCTGGCCGGCATCTTTAAGAGGGTGGGGGTTCTCTGCAGTTCCTCCTCCAGTTCCCCTACCCTGGCCCTTTTGTGGGGGTTGCCAGTCGGCAGACTCGACCCTGGTGAGGCACCCAGACACCCTTGCGGACCCAGAAGGGTCAGGGCAGCCGGGGCGAGGCCTGCCCCAGTCTGGGGAGTCCCAGCTCATGCTTCAGGGCGGCCGCAGGCCCAGGCCACTGCGAGGGCTCCCACGGGGTGTGGCCCTGACTCCCTCCCCCTGGCTTGCTGGCCACCCCAGCTCTGGCCTCAGCCCGGAATGTCCCCCCAGGCACCCCCACGCTCCATGGCACCGCCCCTCACACTGTGAGCAGACTTGTCCCCAGGCTGCCAGCGCCCAAGGGCAGTGGCCTCCCCGCCTCCAGCAGGGTCTGGCCAATGGATGGAGGAAGAGGCCCAGGGAGTGGCCTTTCCCTGCCCCGCCCACACCCCTCACTGGCCAGGGGCCACGGGGAGGCCAGACCCCAGCAAGGCCAGACCCCAAGGCGCCTGGCCTCCAGTCCCGTGCGAGTGGCTCCTCAGCAAGATGTCAGGGGCTCCTCGCTGCCCCCAACTCTGTCACCCCATCCGTGGACGCCAGCCACGAAGGGGCCAGGGAAGGCCCAGAGGCGCTCGGCAAGGAGGCTGCTGGGCAAACCCAGCCCGGTGCCCACCTtattgtgggggtgggggacacagcAGCAGTGGATCTGGCTGAAGGGGGGACCTGGGTGTGGCATAAGGGGACAGCTCGTCCATGGAGGTGGCCGGGTCGCAGGATCCAGGAGCTCCAAGGGAGGTCAGGAGGCCAGGCCGGCCACAGCGTGCCTGGCTCTGCCCTGAGCTCCTCTGGGGTGTGGAGCTGCCTCTCTGCCCTGTTTCTAAGCCGGGGCCAGAGGGTGAGGTTCTCCAGCTGGG harbors:
- the OGFR gene encoding opioid growth factor receptor isoform X2, which translates into the protein MDDPDCDSTWEEDGDADADGEAASAGAADAGDEDEGAGQARPGVLQSRMTGSRNWRAAQDMRRYRHRYPDLVEPDCNGDMPNLSFYKNEIRFLPNGCFIEDILQNWRDNYDLLEDNHSYIQWLFPLREPGVNWHAKPLTLKEVEAFKSSPEIRERLVQAYELMLGFYGIRLQDRDTGAVCRAQNYQKRFQNLNWHGHNNLRITRILKSLGELGLEHYQAPLVRFFLEETLVQRELPGVRQSALDYFMFTVRCRRQRRELVHFAWEHFRPRCKFVWGPHDKLRKFRPGSPPRPLAGPRQAEGRESPQDPLLKTGTQGRTCGPGREGGGDSRPESSHPPGGKPQDLGTSERSQGNEAGDSREDESEPPSPKEGKKRKLEVSRREQAPEEPGPQGTSEVEKIALNLEGCALSQGSLNSGAQEGGSQDLGEAEQPCPQPPGAGVAQEVRKRRKVDEGAGDGAEVASGEAQTPAPSGSLGAQEVENGVKEDVEGPTEPKQGAPGSPSQGPGPAAQECAELGEAVEGEGPPATPTEP
- the OGFR gene encoding opioid growth factor receptor isoform X1: MDDPDCDSTWEEDGDADADGEAASAGAADAGDEDEGAGQARPGVLQLLPPPHPHVPCEPHAGPWQGRFTLSWATGRGAEPAPRMTGSRNWRAAQDMRRYRHRYPDLVEPDCNGDMPNLSFYKNEIRFLPNGCFIEDILQNWRDNYDLLEDNHSYIQWLFPLREPGVNWHAKPLTLKEVEAFKSSPEIRERLVQAYELMLGFYGIRLQDRDTGAVCRAQNYQKRFQNLNWHGHNNLRITRILKSLGELGLEHYQAPLVRFFLEETLVQRELPGVRQSALDYFMFTVRCRRQRRELVHFAWEHFRPRCKFVWGPHDKLRKFRPGSPPRPLAGPRQAEGRESPQDPLLKTGTQGRTCGPGREGGGDSRPESSHPPGGKPQDLGTSERSQGNEAGDSREDESEPPSPKEGKKRKLEVSRREQAPEEPGPQGTSEVEKIALNLEGCALSQGSLNSGAQEGGSQDLGEAEQPCPQPPGAGVAQEVRKRRKVDEGAGDGAEVASGEAQTPAPSGSLGAQEVENGVKEDVEGPTEPKQGAPGSPSQGPGPAAQECAELGEAVEGEGPPATPTEP
- the OGFR gene encoding opioid growth factor receptor isoform X3 codes for the protein MTGSRNWRAAQDMRRYRHRYPDLVEPDCNGDMPNLSFYKNEIRFLPNGCFIEDILQNWRDNYDLLEDNHSYIQWLFPLREPGVNWHAKPLTLKEVEAFKSSPEIRERLVQAYELMLGFYGIRLQDRDTGAVCRAQNYQKRFQNLNWHGHNNLRITRILKSLGELGLEHYQAPLVRFFLEETLVQRELPGVRQSALDYFMFTVRCRRQRRELVHFAWEHFRPRCKFVWGPHDKLRKFRPGSPPRPLAGPRQAEGRESPQDPLLKTGTQGRTCGPGREGGGDSRPESSHPPGGKPQDLGTSERSQGNEAGDSREDESEPPSPKEGKKRKLEVSRREQAPEEPGPQGTSEVEKIALNLEGCALSQGSLNSGAQEGGSQDLGEAEQPCPQPPGAGVAQEVRKRRKVDEGAGDGAEVASGEAQTPAPSGSLGAQEVENGVKEDVEGPTEPKQGAPGSPSQGPGPAAQECAELGEAVEGEGPPATPTEP